A single genomic interval of Juglans regia cultivar Chandler chromosome 1, Walnut 2.0, whole genome shotgun sequence harbors:
- the LOC108988221 gene encoding polcalcin Ole e 3, translated as MADDSQVIAERERIFKHFDANGDGKVSAAELGDALSNVSSVTTDEVTRMMSKIDTDGDGFISYQEFMAFASANPEMLKDVARIVKI; from the coding sequence ATGGCTGATGATTCACAGGTCATTGCTGAACGTGAGCGCATTTTCAAGCACTTTGACGCCAATGGTGATGGCAAAGTCTCCGCGGCGGAGCTTGGGGATGCCCTGAGTAATGTTAGCTCGGTCACAACGGATGAAGTGACACGTATGATGTCCAAGATTGACACTGATGGTGATGGGTTCATTTCGTACCAAGAATTCATGGCTTTTGCCAGTGCTAATCCTGAAATGCTGAAGGATGTTGCCAGGatagttaaaatttaa